Part of the Thermomicrobiales bacterium genome, CGCCCGATGTGCTGGCCGCGGTAGACACGCGGCATGATGTCGGTGATCAGTGCGCGCTTGCCGACATCCTCCAGAACGAACACGTCCAGCATTCCATCGCAGAGCGAGGCCATCGGTGCGACGTGCATGCCACCGGCGAAATAGGCACCATTCGCAAAGACCGTCATATTGGCAGAACCAGCGAAAAAGCGCTCACCTGCGACCTCGAGCTCGATCCTGACTGGCTGAAACGAGGCGATCGAGCGAATCGCACCGGACATGTACGAGACGAGCCCGCCGAAGCGCTTCGAGCTCTGATTGATCCGCAACGCCGTCGCACCGCCCAGCCCGGCGTCCGCGACGTTGGCGAAGTAGCGTGTGGCGAGCTGGCCCGTCTCAGTGGCGAGGTACTGGATGCGGCCAACATCGATCGTTGCGACACAGCCCTCCTGCAATGCTGTGATTGCATCGTCGATCGAGCGAATGCCGAGCGAACGCCCTAGATCGCGACCTGTCCCACAGGGAATGAGCAGTATCCGTGTTTCGGCGCTCGTTGGCGCGTCATCGGCCAGGACGCCGTTGACGATCTCGTTCATCGTGCCGTCGCCACCAACGCAGACTACGAATGGCACATCGCGGCGCGCGAGGCGACGCGCGATGTCGGTCGCGTCGCCGGGTCCGGTCGTTATGTAGGCCTTGAAGTCATACCCGGCAGCACGGAGCTGTTTCGCGTATCCCGGCCAGCGCCGACCGGCACGGCCATTGCCGGCCATTGGGTTCACAATGACGTGGAGCGTCGTTGGATTGGCTCCTGCCAGCGTGCCCTCTTGCTCGGCGGCTACCATCTTCGAGGTTTCCCTTCGGCTCGCGAACCACCACCGCGCACGAGTCCGGCGCGACGTGATGGCTGATCGTTCGTCTGAATGCGGGGCAGTATACCGCTAGCGACCGGCTGCCCGTCGATAGACGCCGACAGTCGCGTCAGCCGCACTCTGCCAATCGAATCGCGCCGCCTGCGCGATACCGGCTGCGGAGAGTGTGGACCAGCGATCTGCATCACTCGCCAATGACTCTATCGCTGCGGCCCACGCGTCCGGTTCGGCGTCGGGCAGGTCGATAGCTGCGCCGCCAGTCACTTCCGGCAGCGCGCCGCCGGCCGAGGAAACGACAGGCGTACCACAGGCCATACCCTCAAGCGCGGCCAGGCCGAAGCCTTCCACGCGGCTAGGCAGGGCGACAGCCAGAGCAGTTCGATACAGGTGCCAGACATCAGTGTCGGGCAAGCCAGTCCGCCACTCGACCCGCCCGCTCGCCTCAGCCTGCCGCAGGCGCTGCTGCAGTTCGTCCGTCCGCCAGCCGGGGTTCCCAACAATGACGAGCCGGATGGCTGGATCGAGATGTTCGAGCATATCGAGTAACAGGTCGTACCGTTTGCGCGGCTCGACGGTGCCGACCGCGAGCACGAAATCGCCGCGCGCAGATCGGGGCAATGGCGGGTCGTCCGCGATGCCGCGCGTGAGCCCGAGCGGAATGACGGTGATGCGCGCCGGATCAAAGCCCAGCCGCTCGGCGATGTCATTCGCCGTCCAGGTTGACGTAGCGATAACCTCGGTTGTCCAGCGCAACGCTTTCGGCAACTGCTGGTAGTAGGCCAGGCCATCGGGCGCAAGATCCTCGGGCCAGCGCATGAACGCCAGATCGTAGATGGTCGCGACAATCGGCACGCGCGGCAGCAGCGGCGCGATCAGATCGACAGCATGGTAGACATCCGGGCTCACACGCCGCAGCGTCAGCTCGACCGGCAACGCGACGCGCTCCAGCCGGTGATGCGGCGGAGTGCGCAGGCGGACAGCGGCGCTATCTCGCGTGCTGTCCTTCACCGACCGAATCGGCAGCAGGTCGATGTCGCTGCGATCGTCCAACGCGGCGACCAGGTCGGTCGCGTAGCGCGCGATGCCACCGGCGCGGTAGCCGGCGAGGCGCATGTCGAAGGCGACGCGGAGGGGGGTGGCGGAGCGGGCGGCAGGCGGTGTCATGAGGACGAGCCTGGATGATCTGCTGGCGATGAACGTACGCGTGGGGGCTGAATAGGCGTATGCAATACGCCCCTACATTGCGCCGCAGGTCCGGTCAACGTGCTGTTTCGCGAGATTGGGAAACTGGTGCAACGCGCGGACCATACAGGGGCGTATTGCATACGCCCGTTCAGCCCCCAACGTGCCAAAATCCGACTGCGCACTAGACCAGCGGCTCCAGGATGAGATCGCGCGCGCCCTGGCGCAGGAAGTGGAACTGCTCGGCGTACTCCATGCCCGACGATCCCGCCGCCATCTGGCTCATCCTCCGCATGCGCTCGCTGTTCGCTTCAGCATCGGCGACCTGCGAATGGTGGCAGCGCATGGCCGCGAGCTTGAGGTCGATCGTGTCGGTGATGTCGATGCGCAGATTCGGGGCGGACGCGCTGACCATGTAGATGTCCTGCACCGTATGCGGCGGCAGGACCTCGTCGAACATGTCTGTGAATGTGCGGCGGTTGCCGGATAGCGGGAAGAGCGCGGCCAGCGCGGCCTCGCCGCTCGTCCAGTGATCCGGATGCTGAATATGCCCTGCCATGAAACGACGCTGTGGATCGAACAGGATGGCGGCCTGCGGTTTGGCGCGCCGGATCTCGCGGACGATCTCGCGGCGCAGCTCCAGCGTATGGAACAACTCACCATCGCGATGGTTCAAGAACACGACGTCCTTCACGCCGAGGATCTCGGCGGCGGCGCGCTGCTCGTTCTGGCGCATGGCGACGAGGTCGGCGTCGGAGATCGGCGTGTCACCGAGCCCCTGCACGCCGGCGCGCCCGTCGGTCATCAGCAGATAGGTGACGCGGCAGCCGGCCTGCGTCCAGCGCGCGATTGTGCCGCCGCAGATGAAGTCCGGATCATCCGGGTGTGCGAACAGGCAAATCGCGCTCTCCGGCACACCAATACGCTCATCAATATCCATCATGCAGTTGCTCCATCGGGTGTGATTGTTGGCGTTTCAGAAAAGGGGTAGGCGCGCTGCTGCGCCATCTGAATCAGCTCGTCACGCGCGGCGAGGATCATAGCGTGGAGGGCGGGATCCTGCTGCTCAATACCCGACTCCGCCAGCTCATCCATATCGACAACCTCAATCGCGCCGTCGTGCAGGACAAGGACATCGACCCACAGGTCGTGCCAATAGATCGTGTCGTCGGTGACGCGGGTCGGGTAGGTGACGTTGCAGTACCAGCCCACCAGCGTGCCGTCTGGCCGATAGGTGACGAACAAGTTGTAGGGACGATCGGTGGCGAAGTACTCGTAGAGCACATCATCGGTCTCAAACGTGTAGTAGCCAATATCGACCGTGCCGTAGGTCCAGATTGCGCGCGCCGCGACCCAGCCATCCGGCGCGGGGATATCTACTGCAGAATAGCGAGTTGCTTCGCTCCCGTCTGGCCGAAGCTTCACCACCGTCCATGTGCGTGCGTCGGTCATGCGCTCTGCCCGCGAACGACGCTCAGCACGGCGGCGGTGCGCTCCTCCAGCTGCGCCTCGGTGTCCGCCTCGACGTTCAGACGCAGCAGTGGCTGCGTATTGGACGCGCGCAGATTGAACCACCAGGTCGGATAGGAGATGGTCAGGCCATCCAGCTCGTCGAGCTCGCCATCAGCAAACGCCGCGCGCACTTTCGCGATGGTGCCGTCCACGTCGGCAACTTCGGAGTTGATCTCCCCGGAGCGGAAGCGCGTGTCGATCGGCGCGAGGTATTCGCTCAGCGAGCGGCCATCTGCTGACAGCAGCTCCAGCACGGTCAGGAACGCGATCAGGCCAGAATCCGCGTACCAGTTGTCACGGAAATAGAAGTGGCCGGAATGCTCGCCGCCGAAGATGGCGTCCTCACGGCGCATGTGCGCCTTGATAAAGGAATGCCCGACGCGCGACCTGATCGGTCGACCGCCCTCATGCTCGATCAGCTCCGGCACGGTGCGCGAGCAGATCAGGTTGTAGACGACGGCGGAGCCCGGGTTCTTGCGCAACAGGCTCTGGGCGACCATCGCCGTCACCATATCACCGCCAACGAACTCGCCATTGTCGTCAATCAGGAACATGCGGTCCGCGTCGCCGTCGAAGGCAACGCCCATGTCGAGATCGTGCGCCACAACGGCAGCACGCAGATCGCGCGTGTTCTCCGGCTCAATCGGGTTGGCTTCGTGGTTCGGGAAGGTGCCATCCAGCTCGAAGAAGAGTGGAGTCAGCTCGCCCGGCAGATGCTTGAACACACGCGGCAGCACCTTGCCAGCCATACCGTTGCCGGCGTCGATGGCAATGCGCATCGGCACAATCGACTCGACGTCGATCATCGACAGCGCGTGCTCGACGAACTCGTCGGTCACATCGCGCTCGATCAGGTCGCCGCGACGGCCCGGATCGGCAAAGTCGTTGGCAATGGTCAGGTCGCGAATCTCGGCGATACCATCATCGAGCGAAATCGGCCGTGCCTCGGCCCGGCACAGCTTGAAGCCGTTGTACTCGCCAGGATTATGCGAGGCAGTGACCATCACACCGG contains:
- a CDS encoding DUF402 domain-containing protein, which codes for MTDARTWTVVKLRPDGSEATRYSAVDIPAPDGWVAARAIWTYGTVDIGYYTFETDDVLYEYFATDRPYNLFVTYRPDGTLVGWYCNVTYPTRVTDDTIYWHDLWVDVLVLHDGAIEVVDMDELAESGIEQQDPALHAMILAARDELIQMAQQRAYPFSETPTITPDGATA
- a CDS encoding phosphomannomutase/phosphoglucomutase encodes the protein MSQNLADLFKAYDIRGVVPDELNPDIAYRIGRALVTYLGVDNVCVGRDMRVSGPALAAALIDGIRDQGADVTDIGLISTDGLYFAVGKFGFSAGVMVTASHNPGEYNGFKLCRAEARPISLDDGIAEIRDLTIANDFADPGRRGDLIERDVTDEFVEHALSMIDVESIVPMRIAIDAGNGMAGKVLPRVFKHLPGELTPLFFELDGTFPNHEANPIEPENTRDLRAAVVAHDLDMGVAFDGDADRMFLIDDNGEFVGGDMVTAMVAQSLLRKNPGSAVVYNLICSRTVPELIEHEGGRPIRSRVGHSFIKAHMRREDAIFGGEHSGHFYFRDNWYADSGLIAFLTVLELLSADGRSLSEYLAPIDTRFRSGEINSEVADVDGTIAKVRAAFADGELDELDGLTISYPTWWFNLRASNTQPLLRLNVEADTEAQLEERTAAVLSVVRGQSA
- a CDS encoding glycosyltransferase family 4 protein, translating into MTPPAARSATPLRVAFDMRLAGYRAGGIARYATDLVAALDDRSDIDLLPIRSVKDSTRDSAAVRLRTPPHHRLERVALPVELTLRRVSPDVYHAVDLIAPLLPRVPIVATIYDLAFMRWPEDLAPDGLAYYQQLPKALRWTTEVIATSTWTANDIAERLGFDPARITVIPLGLTRGIADDPPLPRSARGDFVLAVGTVEPRKRYDLLLDMLEHLDPAIRLVIVGNPGWRTDELQQRLRQAEASGRVEWRTGLPDTDVWHLYRTALAVALPSRVEGFGLAALEGMACGTPVVSSAGGALPEVTGGAAIDLPDAEPDAWAAAIESLASDADRWSTLSAAGIAQAARFDWQSAADATVGVYRRAAGR
- a CDS encoding PIG-L family deacetylase, which codes for MMDIDERIGVPESAICLFAHPDDPDFICGGTIARWTQAGCRVTYLLMTDGRAGVQGLGDTPISDADLVAMRQNEQRAAAEILGVKDVVFLNHRDGELFHTLELRREIVREIRRAKPQAAILFDPQRRFMAGHIQHPDHWTSGEAALAALFPLSGNRRTFTDMFDEVLPPHTVQDIYMVSASAPNLRIDITDTIDLKLAAMRCHHSQVADAEANSERMRRMSQMAAGSSGMEYAEQFHFLRQGARDLILEPLV
- a CDS encoding YegS/Rv2252/BmrU family lipid kinase yields the protein MVAAEQEGTLAGANPTTLHVIVNPMAGNGRAGRRWPGYAKQLRAAGYDFKAYITTGPGDATDIARRLARRDVPFVVCVGGDGTMNEIVNGVLADDAPTSAETRILLIPCGTGRDLGRSLGIRSIDDAITALQEGCVATIDVGRIQYLATETGQLATRYFANVADAGLGGATALRINQSSKRFGGLVSYMSGAIRSIASFQPVRIELEVAGERFFAGSANMTVFANGAYFAGGMHVAPMASLCDGMLDVFVLEDVGKRALITDIMPRVYRGQHIGR